ATCCAGCACACCAGTCTGCAATGAGGTGAAGATTTCACTGCCGGGAATGGTCAGGGTGGAAACACCGATGCCGGCCATTGCTTCACCCGCCAAGCCTGGCAGACGCAGTTTGAGCCCCTGCATGTCATCAAGAGAGTTGATTTCCTTCTTGAACCAACCCGCCATCTGGGTGCCGGTGTTACCTACCGGGAAGGGCTTGAGGTTGTGCTCGGCATAGAGCTCATCCCAGAGTTTCTGGCCATCGCCGTAGTACAGCCAGGCATTGGTCTCGGTGGTGTTCATACCAAAGGGAACGGCGGTGAAGAACTGGGATGCCGCCACCTTGCCACGCCAGTAATAGGACGCGGAATGTCCCATCTCGGCGGTGCCCTGAGCCACGGCATCGAACACTTCCATGGCCGGTACCATCTCACCGGCACCGTGTACCTTTACGCGCATCCGCCCGCCGGAAAGGCGTTCGATACGCGCCGCGAAATCATTGGCACCGGTGCCCAGTGCAGGAAAATTCTTCGGCCAGGACGTCACCATATTCCAGGTGATGGTGTCCTGGGCGCTGGCGGTACTGACGAAGGGGGCTGCGGCAACACCGGCAGCACCAATACCGGCAGTCTTGAGGAAGGAACGGCGTTCCATTAGGCGTGCTCCTGAGGTTGTTATGTCGGCGCCGACATTATCCTGTGGCGCAGTGTCCGCCAGGCAGTATGCGGGAAACGGAAATTAGCCTGCAAGCGGCTCCTGATCAGCTCAGTGTGCCCTTCTCCCTCACAACGGAGTCAGTTTGGCAAAACCCAGCACCAACCATTTGTCGCCTTCATCCTCGAAACTGACATGGACACGCGCCCGCTCGCCCTGCCCTTCAGCATTGATGATCACTCCTTCTCCGAACACCGGGTGCGCAACGCGCTGGCCCAGCGCCAGGGCCGGCAGGTCATCACTGGCGTCAATGCTCGCCTGCTGCCAGCGGGATGGAGACGGCCTGACACTCACGGGTCGCGACACCTGGCCACGCAGACGGACCTCCTCAAGCAGCGATTCCGGTAATTCACGCAAGAACCGTGACGGACGCTGGAAGGTTTCCTTGCCATGCATGCGACGTATCTCGGCATGGGTCAGGTAGAGCTTGTGCATGGCCCGGGTAACGCCGACATAACATAGGCGCCGCTCCTCTTCGAGTCGACCATGCTCCTCAAGCGACATGCGATGAGGGAAAAGCCCCTCCTCAACACCGGCAATGAACACCACCGGGAACTCCAGCCCCTTGGCCGAGTGCAGCGTCATCAACTGCACACTATCCTCGAACTCGTCGGCTTCATGATCTCCAGCGTTGAGTGCGGCTTCGGCAAGGAAGGCCTCGAGCGCCACCATGCCTTCACCGACTTCGATATCTCCCTGAGTCTCGCCCTGCACGAACGCCCTTGCCGCATTGATCAGTTCCTCAAGGTTCTCGACTCTCGCCTGGCCCTTTTCGCCTTTTTCATTGCGGTGGTGTTCGATCAATCCGGTGCGCTTGTTGATCAACTCGATGATGCGATGCAGCTCGAGCCCGGAGGCTTCGTCATCGCAACCGTCAATCAGATCAGCAAATGCCTTGAGAGAGGTCGCCGCGCGTCCCTTCAGCGAGCCATCGGCAAGTGCGTCGTGCAGCGCCTGCCACAATGGGACCTCGGTGTGACGAGCCCGCTCACGCAGAATCTCGACGGTACGCGTGCCGATGCCACGCGCCGGGACATTGATGACCCGCTCGAGGGAGGCGTCATCGTCACGATTCAACAGCAGGCGCAGATACGCCAGTGAGTTCTTGATCTCGAGACGTTCGTAGAAGCGATGCCCACCATAGATACGATAAGGCATACCCTGACGGATCAGTGTTTCCTCGAGCACTCGCGACTGGGCGTTGGAGCGGTAGAGAATGGCGATGTCACGGCGATTGATCCCTTCGTCCACCCTGGATTTGATGGTATCGACGATGAAGCGTGCCTCGTCCATATCATTGAAGCCGGCATATACCGAGATCGGCTCTCCACGCTCGCCTGCCGTCCACAACTCCTTGCCCATACGGTCAGAGTTCTGACGAATCAAGGTATTGGCGGCCTCGAGGATGGCGCTGGTAGAGCGATAGTTCTGCTCGAGGCGTACGGTGCGCGTATCCGGAAACTCTTCCTCAAAGCGACGAATATTCTCGATCCGTGCGCCGCGCCAGCCATAGATCGATTGATCATCATCACCCACCACGGTCATCGGTGTACGCTGGCCGGTCAACAGCTTGAGCCAGGCATACTGCAGGGTGTTGGTATCCTGGAACTCATCGACCAGAACATGGCCGAAACGCTCCTGATAGTGGGCCAGTAGCGCTGGATTATCACGCAACAGCTCGAGACTGCGCAGTAGCAACTCGCCGAAATCGACCAGACCGCCACGCTCACAGGTCAGTTGATAGACGTTATACAGCTCTGCCATCTGCTCGACATAGGCGTCCCCGTTGACCTTCACCTGGTGGGGCCGTAACCCCTCTTCCTTGCAACCGGAGATAAAGGACTGCACCTGGCGCGGTGGAAAACGCTCGTCATCGATCCGGCCATCTTTCAACAGGCGTTTGATCAGACGCAGTTGGTCATCGGAGTCGATGATCTGGAAATGCTGGGGCAGGCGTGCATCCTGCCAGTGAGTGCGCAGCAGGCGATGAGCAATGGAGTGGAAGGTGCCTACCCAGACATGGCGCAGCGACATCCGCAGCACCGACTCCAGGCGCGTACGCATCTCGCGTGCCGCCTTGTTGGTAAACGTCACCGCCAACACTGCATAGGGCGATAGGCCCTCAACCTGCATCAACCAGGCGATGCGATGCACCAGCACCCGTGTCTTGCCGGAACCGGCACCGGCCAGCACCAGCATATTGCCTTGCGGGGCACATACCGCTTCGTGTTGAGCCGGATTGAGGCCGTCGATGATCGCCGTGACATCATCCATGAACAAGACACCGTCGTGGTCGAAAATGGAAGCCTAGTCTACCACAGCGATGCTGGATGAATGGACAGTAAGAAAAGAGAGAGGGAAGGAAGAAGAAGGAAGAGAAAAGCCGGGAGCCGGGGTTACTTCCCTCTTCCAACTCACCTCTTACAGCTCGCCCGAATCATTTCTCGTCCGGTTCAGGGTAACGCAGCGGGTTGAGGCTGCGCTTGACCGATTTGAGCTGTTCGGCAAGTTTGGGGCCACGAGTCTTGGCCACGCCCACTGCCAACACATCGACCAGCACCAGGTGGGCGATACGTGAGCTCATCGGGGTATAGATCTCGGTGTCTTCATGGACATCGATGTACAACGGCAAATTGACTTCTCCGGCCAGCGGCGAGCCGCTGGGGCACAAACCAATCACGGTGGCACCGGCTTCGCGCGCCAGCTTGACGCTGGCGACCAACGCACGAGTACGACCGGTCTGGGAAATCGCCACCACCACATCGCCTTCCTTGAGCGTCACTGCCGACATGTTCTGCATATGCGGATCGGCATAAGCGGCTGTGGATATCTGCAGGCGGAAGAACTTGTGCTGAGCATCGAAGGCGACAGCCCCCGAAGCGCCAAAGCCATAGAACTCGACACGATTGGCCATGGCCAATGCATTGATGGCCTTGTTCAGCCCTTCATTGTCGAGTCGGTCACGAATCGACAACAGGGTCCCCACGGTGGAATCGAAGATGCTATGCGAGAATTCAGCGACAGAATCGCTATCGTTCATCGAGAACTGGGCGAACTGGCTACCGGCGGCCAGCATCTGCGCCATCTTCAGCTTGAAGTCCTGAAAACCGTCACAACCGAGGGCGCGACAGAAGCGCACCACTGTCGGCTCACTGACCTTGGCTTCCGTGGCCAGGTCAACGATCCGCATGTGGATAACTTCTTCCGGATTACGCAACACGAAACGTGCCACCTTCTGCTCGGAGCGCCGGAAGTGCTCCATGCGACGTCGCATTTCATCAAACAGCGCCCGACTCACCCTGAACACCTCACTCAACTGAAGAACTTACATGACAGAAGAACTTGTATAACTGAAAACCAGGCATACGGCGTATATCGCCATTATCAGAATGCAGTATGCCCGAAGCACAGCAGGAATGCTTGTAACCTGGTTCCGGTTGGCATGCGTGAGAGCGGTCGCGAGTCCTCCAGCACAGGCCTGCCTGGTATGACCTTGCAGATCTGAGCTCCCGATCGTCATCTTTTTGTCAAGTACGGTATAGTAAAAGATGCAGTGTCGCGCAGCGTCCTTGATGCCGGCACATTCACTGCATAGGAGAGTCGATCATGCGCAATGTCGAACGGTTAACCTCCCTCAAGAGTGAACTCCTCGACATCTTCATGAGCATGGAAGTCGCCGAACACGAACGGCGCTCCCGTACCGCCGCACAGCGCAATCTACGCGCTCGCCGCGGAATCGAACTTCATCGGGAATTCAAGCGTCTATCCGAGGATATTGCGGAGCTCCCCGAAGACGCCGTAGAAGACGAAATGCATTGATCAGCCCGTTCTGATCCTGAAGGAGTTCTTCAAGGATCAGACTTGAAAACACTGCGGGCCTGAGACAGGGCGTTGCGACTACCTGAAGCGCAGCGTTCATGAGCAGTCCTCCACGGGATCCAGTTCCGGTATCCCGTAGGGCGTTGTCACCGCAAAAATTGCCACCACAGAAGTGGCGCCACCTCTGGCTTTCGGCGCCAAAGCCCCCCTCATGCCAAAGCCCCTATCATGCCAAAGCACCTGTCACGCCAGAGTCCCACTCGCGCCAATCTCTTCACACACTCCCTGCCACTCTACTCATGTCCGCAAGCACTGCAGAGATATCACCAGCCAACCGGCAGGATAGTGTCTCCCTCCCTCAACAGGATTCCAGAGCCCAGTCATCAAGGACCTGGGCATTCAACACTGAAGACACCAAACACTGAAGATACCAGAACACGCAGAATGGAACGCTGAAGCCCGGCGGTTGCCGGGCTTCAGGGAGTCGTACTGCTATATCATCAGCTGCTACAGGCTAGCAAAGAACACCACCAGCACACCGATCGGCGCGACAAACCTGGTCAGTAGAGTCCACAGACCAAAACCTGTGTCCCCCAGCTCCAGTTCCGCACGCACTTCTTCCTTGCTCAAGAACCAGGCAGCAAAGACCACCGCACCAAGCCCCGTCAACGGTAGCATGAACTTGCTGGTCAGCTTGTCGAGAAGGTCGAAGATGCCAAGATCAAAGAAGGTAACGCCGCTCCACAGATTGAACGACAACAGCGCGGCAACCCCCAATAGCCAGGCCGCCAGGCCAGCAACAATCGCGGAAGGCGCGCGTGACAGCGGTGTACGCTCCTCAAGGAACTCAGTCACCGGCTCGAGCAGTGAAATCGCCGAGGTCAGAGCGGCAAAGGTCAACAGCACAAAGAACATCAAGCCGAGAATAGCGCCACCGGTCATATTGCCGAATGCCACCGGTAGCGTCACAAAGATCAGGCTCGGGCCGGATGCAAGATCCAACTGATTGGCGAAGACAATCGGGAAGATCGCCAAACCAGCTCCCAGCGCAATAACGGTATCCATGATCACCACGGTACGCGCGGTCTTGATCAGGTTGACCTCTTTGCCGAGGTAGGAACCGTAGGCCAGCATGATGCCCATACCCAGCGACAGCGTGAAGAATGCATGGCCCAACGCTGCAAGTACGGTCTCACCGGTGAGCTTGCTCCAGTCTGGGCTGAACAGATAAGTGACAGCTTCACCGAAGTGGCCGGTCGTCATGCCGTAACCCACCAACACCAGCAGCAGTACTGCCAGCGCCGGCATCATGATATTGACCGCGCCTTCCAGTCCCTTGGTCACACCACGGGCTACGATCAGGATCACTACCAGCATGAATACAGAGTGCCACATCAACAACAGGCCGGGATTGCCCAGCATGCCCTCGAACAGGCTACCAATGCCTTCAGCAGTCTGGCCGGAAAAATCACCGGTAACGCTACCCAGTGTGTAATAGAGCGACCAACCGCCGATCACGCTGTAGAAGGAAAGGATCAGGAAGGCGCCGAGAACCCCCGACACACCGACCAGTGCCCAGGCACGAGTCCGCCCTGCACTGTGAGCAACCTTGCTCATGGTCGTAACCGGGTTACTTTGACCGCGCCGGCCAAGCATCCACTCGGTAACCAGAATCGGCAAACCAATCAAGAAGATACACAGAAGATACACAAGCACGAAAGCGGCACCGCCGCTCTGCCCCACCATGTAGGGAAACTTCCAGATATTGCCGAGCCCCACTGCAGAGCCAGTAGCAGCGAGAATGAACGAAAAGCGCGAAGACCACTGCGCATGATTGGCTTTGGACATATTCCACCCGTTGGATACGTGTCATCACCGATCGATCAGATGCGATGATGGGTTGTGTTTGTAGTCGCCACGTCCTCGATGTCCCGGTTCGCGGGCACATCATTCAACAAGGGGTCTGACGGATGTCAGCAGGATCACTGCCGTTACACCACTCAATTCGGCACCGGATCAGGTACCGATGTGGACCGGCGAGCACAAGTGCCGCAGTACACCGGGTAGGTGTAATACACGGAACTGGCCCATGGCAAGTGACGAACGACCGGACAAATTAGCCGATGATGCGGAAAAACACCAGAGTCCTTTCGTCACAGTAGTCGATTCTGCCGCTCTCCAGCGAAGGGAGCCAACTCAGGCAAGTCATCCACGGAATCATGCAGCAGCCTGGCCAACTGCGGCGCGCTGCGGTTATCCGCAGTATGCACAAACAGGAAAGGGGTTTTCCCCTGTTTTATCCACAGGCTAAGTCGATCTCGCCAGGCTGCGAAGTAGCTCTCATTGATGGAATTGTCAAGATGGCCAATGAAGCGAATCAAAGGAAAATCTCCCGTAGAGATCACGTGCAATGGGACTTTTGGCTTTTCTGCCTGTGCCTGAAGGAGTTCAGGCCGGTCGTCCGAGTCAGTCGAAAACAGCGGTCGTACGTCGAGCATCACACGGTTGGCAGCATGAGTTATCAACAACCTGTTGAAATTTCGCTCGGCATCACCCTTGTGGAAAAAATCACTGTGTCTCGCCTCGACTGCACAAGGAATTTCTGAAGGCCAACGTTCCAGCAACCTCTCCAACGCAGGCAGCTCGGAAGAGCCGAAGTCACGCGGCAACTGAATCATCATCGGCCCCAGCAGGCCTGACAGTGGTGACAGTGCACTCAGGAAGTGGTCAAGACCAGCGTCGATATCCTGCAGACGCTGCACATGGGTCAACTGTCGCGGTAGCTTGAAACAGAAACGGAAGTGCGCAGGCGCTTGAGCGGCCCAACCAGCAACAACTTCAGGGCGTGGAGCACCGCTGTAGAACGTCGTATTGCCTTCCACCGCGGAAAACACTCCAGCGTACTCCTCCAGCCAGTGCTCCCGACCAGCGTGCGGTGGAAAAAGGCTGTAACGCCAATCAGGGTTGGCCCACATCGCCAGGCCCATATACAACGATGGCTGATGTTGTGGCGAATGTCTGCTGATGTCGGGCCCCGTCATGGCGTGGTGTCAGTCCTTTGCATGGCTATCCCGCTACCCGAACCAATCCGGCAGCTTGCAGGTCTTATGGTAACTACCTTCAGCAGCGCTCAGCAGTAACTTTGCTATTATCTTGAGCAGACCCTGTCAGTGACACAGCACCACTCAAGCAATGCCGGATTGCCTGCGAATCGTTTTACAGGATCAGGCTTCTTCCACAGGATCAAGTGCCTGATCCTGCCTGCTTCATCGGTGTACAACCTTTTCACCTGCATGACCTGTGCTGCAAAGGATTGCCCATGACTCGCTCTCATCGCGATCTGACCGTTGGCTCAACACTTTCCACGCTGATCCGTCTCGCGGCACCGATCGTTGTAGCCAACATGCTGCAGACTGCCTATCAGCTGATCGATGCCTTCTGGGTCGGGCGATTGGGTGCGAATGCCGTCGCCGCAGTATCACTGAGCTTTCCCGTCCTGTTCCTGTTGATCTCGGTAGGCATCGGTCTGGCAGTCGCCGGCACCATCCTCGCTGCTCAACATTATGGTCGAAGAGAGCTGGATGCCGTCAATCACGTCGCGGCTCAGGCCATGCTCGGCATGATCGTGCTGTCACTCCTGTTGGCGATCACTGGCTATCTGATCAGTCCCCACGCCGTGACCTTTCTCGGCGCCAGCACGGAGGTGGCTCCGCCTGCTGCCGACTATCTGCAGATTTCCTTTCTCGGTATGCCATTCATGTTCGTCTATGCCGCCTTCCAGTCACTGATGCGCGGTGTAGGCGATGCGCGCACCCCGTTATGGATAGTATTCGGCACCGTGGTACTCAACTTCATCCTCGACCCACTGCTGATCCTCGGGCTCGGCCCAGTACCGGCGATGGGCGTCTCCGGTGCCGCGGTGGCCACGGTTATTACCCAGGCCCTGTCCGCTGTCATCGGCTTGTATCTACTGTTCTATGGACGTTTCGGCATTCAGTTGCAATGGCATCATATGCGTCCCGACCTCCACCTGTTGTGGCGACTGTTTGCACTTGGCGGGCCCACGGCAGTGGAACAGAGTACACGTGCTCTGGGTATGATGCTGATGACGACACTGGTTGCCGGTTTCGGTACCGTGACTCTCGCTGCCTACGGCATCGGTACCCGCCTGCTCAGCTTCGTTATCATTCCGGCATTGGGGCTGGCCCAGGCAACCTCTGCGCTGGTGGGACAGAACATCGGTGCCGGCAAGGTGGAACGCGCCGAGAAAACGGCCAACTTGAGCGCGCTGATTGCCTTTGTGTCGCTGACAGTGGTCGGCATACTGGCGGCAATCTTCGCCGAACCACTGGTCGCCATCTTCGTTCCCGACACGCCTGAAGTGATTACCGAAGGCGCCCTGTTTCTGCGTCTAATGGCACTGACCTTTGGCCTGATGGGGGCTCAGACGGTAATCGCTGGAGCCTTCCGTGGTGCCGGCGATACCATGGTGGCAATGATCATCGCCCTGGTATCACTGTGGATGCTGCAGTTCCCGCTGGCCTGGCTGCTGGCGGAGCGCACCAGCCTTGATGAGGTCGGAATCTGGCTAGCCTATCCGATCCAGAATGTCGTTACCGTGCTGGTTGCCTGGTATTGGTTCCGCAGTGGTCGCTGGAAACAGCACCAACTGCTCGATCCGCAATCTTCCGCAACACCACCACTCGCCCCCCCTCCCCGAGCCCCTTGACTCCCCGTGCCCTTGCGTAGCACAGCTATGACAGGAGTCACTCCACAATCAACGTATCCTGCTCAAGAGGCCTGATCAAAAAGAGAACCGCCACTCAGAGGTGGCGGTATCTACGATCTTCTACAACGACCTGGCCATCCTTCAACAGTAGCCAGTCATGACAGTTGCACTACTCTACGGTCACTGACTTGGCCAGGTTACGCGGCTGATCGACGTCAGTGCCCTTGAGCACGGCCACGTGATAAGACAGTAACTGCAGCGGCAGGGTATACAGTATCGGTGCCAGAGCTTCGTGGATATGCGGAAGATGCAGCACACTGATGCCCTCCGCCGGTGTCAGGCCTACGTTCTCATCGGCAAAGACATAGAGCTCACCGCCCCTGGCACGTACTTCCTGAAGGTTGGACTTGAGTTTGTCGAGCAGATCATCATTGGGCGCCACTGAGATCACTGGCATCTCACTATCGACCAGCGCCAATGGCCCGTGCTTGAGCTCACCAGCCGGATAGGCCTCGGCATGAATATAGGAAATTTCCTTGAGCTTGAGTGCGCCTTCCTGAGCTATCGGAAAGTGAGCGCCACGCCCCAGGAACAAGGCATGGTGTTTCTCGGCGAAGGCGGTGGACAGTGCCTCGATATCAGCATCCAGTCCCAATACCTGGCTACACAGGCCCGGCAGGCGACGCAATTCCTCGACCAGTTCAGCCTGCTCATCATCCGGCATGCCACGTACCCGCCCCAGCGCCAGGGTAAACAGCATCAAGGCCGTCAGTTGGGTGGTAAAGGCCTTGGTCGAGGCGACGCCGATCTCGGGGCCGGCCTGAGTCATCAGATTCAGGCTGGCCTCACGCACCAGCGAGCTACCGGGTACATTGCAGATCCCCAGGCTACCCAGGTAGTTGCCCTGCTGCATGGCGAAGCGCAACGCCGCCATGGTATCGGCGGTCTCGCCAGACTGGGACAGGGTGACAAAGAGCGTACCTTCAGGCACCACCACACGACGATAGCGGTACTCCGAGGCGACTTCGACCTGTACCGGAACGCCGGTATAACGCTCGAGCCAGTAACGCGCCACCATGCCAGCATGGTAACTGGTACCACAGGCGACAATATGAATATTCCGCACTGCACGGAACAGCGCCTCGGCATCTGGCCCAAAGCTCTCCACCAACACCGAACGATCGCCCAGACGACCTTCCAATGCCGCAGCAATCACCGCCGGCTGCTCATGGATCTCCTTGAGCATGTAGTGGCGATAGTCGCCCTTGCTTGCCGCACCATCGCCATGCTCGAAGGTCTGTATGGGACGCTCTACCGCTGCTCCAGAGGCATCAAAAATCTCGATACGGCCACCGCTGGACAGACGTACCACATCGCCCTCGAGCAGATAGATGAAGCGGTCGGTCACCTGCAGCAATGCCAGCGGATCAGAGGCAAGGAAAGCCTCATCAATGCCCACTCCCACAACTAACGGACTGCCCTTGCGAGCGCCCACCACGACCTCGGGCTCGTCCACCGTCATCACACCCAGCGCGTAAGCACCATCGAGACCTGACACGACTTGCTTGAAAGCCGTCAACAGATCGCCCGCTGTGCGTGATTCACGCTCCAGCAGGTGAGCGATCACTTCGGTGTCGGTTTCCGACTCGAACACATACCCTTGGGCCGAGAGTTCCTCGCGTAGAGGTTCATGGTTCTCGATGATGCCGTTGTGCACCACTGCCAGACGCTCGCGAGACTGGTGAGGATGTGCATTGGGTTCGCTGGGCCGCCCATGAGTCGCCCAGCGGGTATGCGCAATACCTGAATTACCCGCCAGACTCTCGCTCGCAAGGCGTTCAGCCAGGGCTTGCACCTTGCCTACCGCACGTTGCCGCTTGAGCGCTCCGTGCTTATCGCAAACCGCCATACCCGCGGAATCATAACCGCGATACTCGAGGCGCCTGAGGCCCTCGAGCAGAATGTTCTGAACATTTCGCTGCGCTACCGCGGCAACAATGCCACACATCGCCAGGCTCCTGAAAAATTCGTTGAACTTGCAGGTCCACCGCATTCCAACTCAAGCGATGGGATGGTTCTTCAAGAAATACGTATCACCAGCTCTTGGCTGAATACTAATCGTCCTTCGAGGGACGCGGCCAATCCGCCCTGGCAATCTGCCGTGAGCGGCCCACCGCCAAACTGTGGTCGGCCACATCACGACTGATGGTTGACCCTGCCCCTATCGTTGCTGCTTTTCCGATACTCACCGGAGCTACCAGCGCCGAATTGGAGCCGATGAAGGCCTCATCACCAATGTCGGTACGATGCTTGTTGGCGCCGTCATAGTTGCAGGTGATAGTGCCTGCTCCGACGTTGACGTCACGCCCGAGTCGCGCATCGCCGATATAACTCAAGTGATTGATCTTGCTACCTTCGCCAACCTCGGCATTCTTGGTCTCGACGAAATTTCCAACCCGCGCACGCACCGCCAGACGCGACCCCGGACGCAGCCGCGCAAAGGGTCCAACATTGTTCAGGCCGGCCAGTACCGCACCATCGATCACGCTGTGTGCATCGATTCGGCACTCGGCGCCAATATGACTATTACGGATCACACAATAGGGACCGATATGCACTCCCTCGCCGAGTTCGACATCTCCTTCGAACACGCAACCAACATCGATCTGCACATCGTGACCACAGCGTAAGGTGCCACGGACATCAATACGCGCCGGATCAGCCAGTGCCACACCATCGGCCATCAGCGATTCGGCAACCTCTCCCTGCAGTGCGCGCTCGAGGCGTGCCATCTGTGCACGGTTGTTGACGCCCTCGACCTCCATCGCCCGCTGCGGCTGCTCGGTAGCAATCTCGATACCTTCTGCCGCCGCCATGGCGATAACGTCGGTGAGGTAGTACTCCGCCTGGGCATTACTCGCTGATAGCTGCGGCAACCAGCGTTTCAGCTGAGTGGCCGTCATCGCCATGATGCCGGTGTTGCATTCCTGAATGGCCAATTCCTCGGCGGAGGCATCCTTGTGTTCGACGATAGCGACCGCTCTGCCTTCGGCATTGCGCACGATCCGGCCATAACCGCTGGGGTCATCAAGACTGACGGTAAGCAAGCCCATATGCTGCTCATCGACATGCGCCAGCAACGCTTCCAACGTCGCTCGACGAATCAGCGGTACATCGCCGTAGAGCACCAGCACCTTGCCTTCGCCGATAGCATCCGCAGCCTGAGCCACTGCATGTCCGGTACCCTTCTGTTCGGCCTGCACGGCAAAACGTACCTGATAATCGGCCAGCGCCTCGCGGACACTCTCGCCGCCATGGCCTATCACCACGTGAGTGCGATCGACAGACAATCCCTGCGCGGTATCCAGAACATGACGTACCAGCGGCTTGCCGGCCAGTTCATGGAGTACCTTGGGCAGGCTGGATCGCATACGGGTGCCTTGTCCGGCAGCCAGTATCACAACATCGAGGCTCATGATCACTCCTTATTGGTGTATCCCAGCGGCAACAACATCATTCTAGTCGGCACTCACCACCTTCAGCCCCAGTGAATCGACCATATTCTGACCGAATCGTTCGACAAATGCCGGGCTGACACGACTTTCCCAGCCGTCTCCGGCTCGAACCAGCATCATCACAGGAATGTCTTCACGAATCGCCACATCCATGCCTGCATCCTCCCCGAGTACGGTCAGCGCTGTCGCCCAGGCATCGGCGTAGGCATTGGAGGGATGTACCACGCTGATCGATGCCAGGTGATGAGTAATTGGCCGACCAGTACGCGGATCAATGGTGTGCGAGTAACGTTTGCCATCCTGCTCGAAGTAATGGCGGTAGTCGCCGGATGTCGCAATCGAGACATCC
This Halomonas huangheensis DNA region includes the following protein-coding sequences:
- a CDS encoding MATE family efflux transporter, whose amino-acid sequence is MTRSHRDLTVGSTLSTLIRLAAPIVVANMLQTAYQLIDAFWVGRLGANAVAAVSLSFPVLFLLISVGIGLAVAGTILAAQHYGRRELDAVNHVAAQAMLGMIVLSLLLAITGYLISPHAVTFLGASTEVAPPAADYLQISFLGMPFMFVYAAFQSLMRGVGDARTPLWIVFGTVVLNFILDPLLILGLGPVPAMGVSGAAVATVITQALSAVIGLYLLFYGRFGIQLQWHHMRPDLHLLWRLFALGGPTAVEQSTRALGMMLMTTLVAGFGTVTLAAYGIGTRLLSFVIIPALGLAQATSALVGQNIGAGKVERAEKTANLSALIAFVSLTVVGILAAIFAEPLVAIFVPDTPEVITEGALFLRLMALTFGLMGAQTVIAGAFRGAGDTMVAMIIALVSLWMLQFPLAWLLAERTSLDEVGIWLAYPIQNVVTVLVAWYWFRSGRWKQHQLLDPQSSATPPLAPPPRAP
- the glmS gene encoding glutamine--fructose-6-phosphate transaminase (isomerizing), whose translation is MCGIVAAVAQRNVQNILLEGLRRLEYRGYDSAGMAVCDKHGALKRQRAVGKVQALAERLASESLAGNSGIAHTRWATHGRPSEPNAHPHQSRERLAVVHNGIIENHEPLREELSAQGYVFESETDTEVIAHLLERESRTAGDLLTAFKQVVSGLDGAYALGVMTVDEPEVVVGARKGSPLVVGVGIDEAFLASDPLALLQVTDRFIYLLEGDVVRLSSGGRIEIFDASGAAVERPIQTFEHGDGAASKGDYRHYMLKEIHEQPAVIAAALEGRLGDRSVLVESFGPDAEALFRAVRNIHIVACGTSYHAGMVARYWLERYTGVPVQVEVASEYRYRRVVVPEGTLFVTLSQSGETADTMAALRFAMQQGNYLGSLGICNVPGSSLVREASLNLMTQAGPEIGVASTKAFTTQLTALMLFTLALGRVRGMPDDEQAELVEELRRLPGLCSQVLGLDADIEALSTAFAEKHHALFLGRGAHFPIAQEGALKLKEISYIHAEAYPAGELKHGPLALVDSEMPVISVAPNDDLLDKLKSNLQEVRARGGELYVFADENVGLTPAEGISVLHLPHIHEALAPILYTLPLQLLSYHVAVLKGTDVDQPRNLAKSVTVE
- the glmU gene encoding bifunctional UDP-N-acetylglucosamine diphosphorylase/glucosamine-1-phosphate N-acetyltransferase GlmU codes for the protein MSLDVVILAAGQGTRMRSSLPKVLHELAGKPLVRHVLDTAQGLSVDRTHVVIGHGGESVREALADYQVRFAVQAEQKGTGHAVAQAADAIGEGKVLVLYGDVPLIRRATLEALLAHVDEQHMGLLTVSLDDPSGYGRIVRNAEGRAVAIVEHKDASAEELAIQECNTGIMAMTATQLKRWLPQLSASNAQAEYYLTDVIAMAAAEGIEIATEQPQRAMEVEGVNNRAQMARLERALQGEVAESLMADGVALADPARIDVRGTLRCGHDVQIDVGCVFEGDVELGEGVHIGPYCVIRNSHIGAECRIDAHSVIDGAVLAGLNNVGPFARLRPGSRLAVRARVGNFVETKNAEVGEGSKINHLSYIGDARLGRDVNVGAGTITCNYDGANKHRTDIGDEAFIGSNSALVAPVSIGKAATIGAGSTISRDVADHSLAVGRSRQIARADWPRPSKDD